GTACGGGCGCCAGCAGGGCGGCGGCGCGGGCCGCGGCGGTGTCGCGCTCGGCGCAGCCCTCGGCCGGGTTCCAGTGCATGCGGGCCGGGGTGTCGCAGAGGTGGGCGGGGTCGTAGAGGAGGACAGGGCCGAGTTTGGCGCGGGCGTCCTTGGTCTCGGCCCAGAGGGCGGGGGACGAGGTCACGATGAGCGCTGCGCCCTCGGCCATGACGATGCTCTGCGCTGCGAGTTGGTGGCGGCGGTCGGGATCCGCGTACTGGAGGCGTTGCTCCCCGTGGGACGGGGAGGGCGCCGGGGGTGTCGCGGGGGCGTAGCCGAAGCCGTAGCGGTAGGCCTCGTCCGTGGGGGCGGGGGGCTGGGGCGCCGCTGGTCGGGGTGCGGGGCGCGGGGGTTCGTACGCCGTCACGGGCTGGACCGGGAACGGGGCCGGTTCGGGGGCCGGGGGCTGCTCCGGGGCCTGGCGGGCCTGGGCGCGGCGGGACTTCGTGCGGGCGACGACGCCGATCACGAAGACGGTGGCGACGAAGAGCACGAGCAGCTGGCTGATGAAGGTGCCCCAGAACAGGCCCCAGCCCGACAGGGCGGCGGGGTCGGTGTCCGGCCAGGCGCCCGCCACGTCGTGGGGTTGCGCTATCAGGGCGCGGATCGCCGCCGGGGTGTGGCCGAAGGTGACGGTGCCGGGCCAGGCGCCGCGGGTGATCCAGGCGGCGAGGCCGGTGGCGGACCACACCAGGACGGCCAGGCCGAGGAGGAAGGCGAGCAGGGCGAGCAGCAGCCCGTCGGGGATGCCGCCGCGCTGCTGTCCGGTGGGGTGGCGGGGGTCCGTACGGCGGGGGTCGGCCATGCTCAGGCCACCGTGGTCGCCGAGCCGGGGCCGTGGCCGCCGTTGCGGTTCCGTTCGATTCGCAGGGCTCGCTCCTCCGCTTCGAGTTCGGCCGCGAGCAGCTCGTCGGGGAGCTGGTGCGGTACCGAGGATTCGGTCATGGCGCGGTCGGTGTAGACGAGGGGGCGTTCGGATTCGGTGATGAGGTGTTTGACCACCTGGACATTGCCGTTGACGTCCCAGACCGCGATGCCGGGGGTGAGGGTGGGGATGATTTCGACGGCCCAGCGCGGGAGGCCGAGGACGCGGCCGGTGGCCCGGGCTTCGTCGGCTTTCTGGGCGTAGATGGTGCGGGTGGAGGCCATTTTGAGGATGGCGGCGGCTTCGCGCGCGGCCGCGCCGTCGACGACGTCGGAGAGGTGGTGGACGACGGCGACGAAGGACAGGCCGAGGCGGCGGCCGAACTTCAGGAGGCGCTGGAAGAGCTGGGCGACGAAGGGGGAGTTGATGATGTGCCATGCCTCTTCGACCAGGAAGATCCGTTTCTTCCGGTCTGGGCGGATCCATGTGTGTTCGAGCCATACGCCGACGATCGCCATGAGGATGGGCATGGCGATGGAGTTGCGGTCGATGTGGGACAGGTCGAAGACGATGAGGGGCGCGTCGAGGTCGATGCCGACGGAGGTGGGCCCGTCGAACATGCCGCGGAGGTCGCCGTCGACGAGGCGGTCCAGGACGAGGGCGACGTCCAGGCCCCAGGCCCGTACGTCGTCTATGCCGACGTTCATGGACTCGGCGGATTCGGGTTCCGGGTGGCGCAACTGCTCGACGATGTCCGTCAGTACGGGCTGCCGGTCGTTGATCGTCTCGTTGACGTAGGCGTGTGCGACCTTGAGGGCGAAGCCGGAGCGTTCGTCCAGGCCGTGCCCCATCGCGACCTCGATGATCGTGCGGAGCAGCGCGAGCTGGCCGGTGGTGGTGATCGCCGGGTCGAGCGGGTTGAGCCGGATGCCGCCGTCGAGGGCGGCCACCGGGTCGAGCCGGATGGGCATTATTCCGAGCTGCTGGGCGATCAGGTTCCACTCGCCGACGCCGTCCTCGCCCTGGGCGTCGAGGACGACGACCTGCCGGTCGCGGAAGCGCAGCTGGCGCAGGACGTAGGTCTTCTCCAGGGCGGACTTGCCGTTGCCGGATTCGCCGAGGACCAGCCAGTGGGGGGCCGGGAGCTGCTGGCCGTACAGCTGGAAGGGGTCGTAGATGTACCCCTTGCCGCTGTAGACCTCGCGGCCGATGATGACGCCGGAGTCGCCGAGGCCGGGGGCGGCGGTGGGCAGGTACACGGCCTGGGCCTGGCCGGTGGAGGTGCGTACGGGGAGGCGGGTCGTCTCGACCTTTCCGAAGAGGAAGCTGGTGAAGGCGTCCGACATCGCGGACAGCGGATCTCGCATGGCGGCTTCTTCCCTCCGGCTAGCGTCGGATGCCGGTCGCGAACGGCAGTGTGTTCACAAAGGCGCGGTGGTGCTCGCGGTCGCACCACTCCAGCTTGAGGTACGACTTGCCGGCGGAGGCGCGGATGGTGCGCTTGTCGCGGGCGAGGGCCTCGGGGGATCGCGAGGACACGGTGATGTACCCGACGAGGTTGACTCCCGCAGCGCCGCTGGCGAGATCTTCACCCCTCTGGTCGAGGCGGCCGTGGGCGGCGATGTCGCGGGGGTCGACCGTGCGGTTCATCTTCGCGGCGCGGCTGGCGTCGGCCTCGTCGTTGGTCTTCTCGGTCAGCATCCGTTCGATGGCGATCTCGGTGGGTTCGAGGTCCATGGTGACGGCGACGGTGCGGATGACGTCCGGGGTGTGGACGAGGAGGGGGGCGAGGAAGTTGACGCCGACGGGGGTCATCGGCCACTCCTTCACCCACGCGGTGGCGTGGCACCAGGGGGCGCGGGTCGAGGACTCGCGGGTCTTGGCCTGGAGGTAGGTGGGTTCCATCGCGTCGAGTTCGGCGGGCCAGGCGTTGCGCTTGGTCATGGCCTGGATGTGGTCGATGGGGTGGTCCGGGTCGTACATGGAGTGCACGAGGGAGGACAGGCGGCCCTGGCCGAGGGGCTGGCGGACGCGGATGTCGGCTTCGGCGAGGCGGGCGCAGATGTCGGTGAGTTCGCGGGCCATGACGATGGCGAGGCCCGCGTCGCGGTCGAGCTTGCGGCCCTTGTGGGGCGTGGAGGCGCGGGCGATGGTGACGGCCTCGGCGGCGAGTTCGCGGGTGAAGTGCATGCAGGCGACGAGGTACGCGCGGTGCTGCTCGGAGGACGTCGACACCATCGACTGGAGCTGGTCGTAGGAGTCGCGGAGCCAGCCGGGGGCGGTGGTGTCACCGCGCTGGGCGACGTCCTTGGCGTGGGCGTCGGGGTCGGCCGGGAGGGTGCGGGCGAGCATCTGGAGGCGGGTGACGAAGCCGTCGCCGTTGGCCACGTGCTTGAGGAGGGTGCCGAAGCGGTCGACGAGCGCTTCCTGGTCCTCGCTGTCGCGCAGGCCGACGCCGGGGCCCTCGATCTCGATGGCGGCGGTGACGGTGCGGCGGTCGGCGTGCAGGAGCACGGCGATCTCGTCGGGGCCGAAGGGGGCGGCGAGCCAGTTGATCCGGCCGATGCCGGGGGGCGGGCCGACCTCGACCTCGCGGCCGTCGGAGCCGCGGATGCCCGCTTCCATGGCGGCCGAGCGGTACGCCGTTCCGCGCCGCAGGGTCCGCTTGAAGCTGCGGTTGATCTCGAACCACTTGTAGAAGGTGCGGCCCTTGTAGGGGACGTACACGGCGGCGAGGGCGAGCACGGGGAAGCCGGCGAGCATGGCGATGCGCGGGGCGATGCCGGGGACGAGCAGTCCGCTCATCATGCCGAGGAACGCGCCGGCGATGATCAGCGCGATCTCTCCGGTCTCGCGGTTCTTGCCGACGATCGCGTTCGGCCGGGCGCGGCCGATGAGATACGTGCGGCGGGGCGCGACCGGGTGGATCTGGTGGGACTGGGTCGTCAACGCCCGTCACCTCCTGTGTTCTTCGTGCTGCTCGTGCCGGTGCTCGTGCGGGGCGGTGGGGTGGCTGCGGATCCGCCGCCGGATCCGCCGGTGGGGCGGCTGCTGTGGGCGGCCACGCCTCCGGAGAGGGGGTTGGCGGGGCGGGGGGCGGAATTGCCGCCACCGCCGTCGCCCGCGCGGTGGGAGCCGCGGCTGCTGTGCGTTTTGATGCCCTGGGAGACGAGCGAGGCCGGGGAGCTGATGACGGCGGCCGCCTGGGCGCCGTCGGTGGCCTTGCTGCGGTTGGAGCGGGCGGAGGCGATCTCGTCGCCGAAGCCGGGAACGAAACGGTAGATCATCGCGGAGGCGAAGATCGCCAGGAGGATGATGGCGAGGCCGGAGACGACGGCGGACAGGGCATTCGGCCCCTTCTCGCCCGCGAGGGCTCCGGCGAGGCCGAGCACGATGACGATGACCGGCTTCACGAGGATGACGGCGATCATGATGCCCGCCCAGCGGCGGACGTGGCCCCACAGGTTCCGGTCGACGAGGCCCGCGTAGACGACGACGCCGAGGAGGGCGCCGACGTAGAGCAGGGCGGCCCGGATGACGAGTTCGAGGCAGAGCACGCCCGCGGCGAGGACGGTGACGAGGGAGACGACGATCAGCATGATCGGGCCGCCGCCGATGTCGTCGCCCTTCTTGAGGGCTTCGGCGAAGGAGCCGAAGAAGACGTCGCTCTGGCCGCCGGTGGCGGTGGCGATGACCTGGGTGACGCCGTCGGTCGCGGACACGACGGTGTACAGGATCAGGGGGGTGAAGGCGGAGGCCAGGACGGTGAGCCAGAGGAAGCCGATGGC
This is a stretch of genomic DNA from Streptomyces sp. NBC_00536. It encodes these proteins:
- a CDS encoding type VI secretion protein — protein: MADPRRTDPRHPTGQQRGGIPDGLLLALLAFLLGLAVLVWSATGLAAWITRGAWPGTVTFGHTPAAIRALIAQPHDVAGAWPDTDPAALSGWGLFWGTFISQLLVLFVATVFVIGVVARTKSRRAQARQAPEQPPAPEPAPFPVQPVTAYEPPRPAPRPAAPQPPAPTDEAYRYGFGYAPATPPAPSPSHGEQRLQYADPDRRHQLAAQSIVMAEGAALIVTSSPALWAETKDARAKLGPVLLYDPAHLCDTPARMHWNPAEGCAERDTAAARAAALLAPVRPQARIDAAVADTAETLLRSWLHAVALDSRPFKQLHRWAQGTNAQEPVRILRTHPHAAPGAAGELESALTAHPERRELAQHLTARALSCLSSINVREACNPNRTDSLTLASFLTEGGSLYVVGEPLEDPRTHPGAMPLLTALTASVVEHGRRMAARSSHGRLDPPLSLVLDDIAAVAPIPQLPELLADATGLPVLALCRSREQARSRWPEADLPLPAH
- a CDS encoding ATP-binding protein, which gives rise to MRDPLSAMSDAFTSFLFGKVETTRLPVRTSTGQAQAVYLPTAAPGLGDSGVIIGREVYSGKGYIYDPFQLYGQQLPAPHWLVLGESGNGKSALEKTYVLRQLRFRDRQVVVLDAQGEDGVGEWNLIAQQLGIMPIRLDPVAALDGGIRLNPLDPAITTTGQLALLRTIIEVAMGHGLDERSGFALKVAHAYVNETINDRQPVLTDIVEQLRHPEPESAESMNVGIDDVRAWGLDVALVLDRLVDGDLRGMFDGPTSVGIDLDAPLIVFDLSHIDRNSIAMPILMAIVGVWLEHTWIRPDRKKRIFLVEEAWHIINSPFVAQLFQRLLKFGRRLGLSFVAVVHHLSDVVDGAAAREAAAILKMASTRTIYAQKADEARATGRVLGLPRWAVEIIPTLTPGIAVWDVNGNVQVVKHLITESERPLVYTDRAMTESSVPHQLPDELLAAELEAEERALRIERNRNGGHGPGSATTVA
- a CDS encoding SCO6880 family protein, whose amino-acid sequence is MTTQSHQIHPVAPRRTYLIGRARPNAIVGKNRETGEIALIIAGAFLGMMSGLLVPGIAPRIAMLAGFPVLALAAVYVPYKGRTFYKWFEINRSFKRTLRRGTAYRSAAMEAGIRGSDGREVEVGPPPGIGRINWLAAPFGPDEIAVLLHADRRTVTAAIEIEGPGVGLRDSEDQEALVDRFGTLLKHVANGDGFVTRLQMLARTLPADPDAHAKDVAQRGDTTAPGWLRDSYDQLQSMVSTSSEQHRAYLVACMHFTRELAAEAVTIARASTPHKGRKLDRDAGLAIVMARELTDICARLAEADIRVRQPLGQGRLSSLVHSMYDPDHPIDHIQAMTKRNAWPAELDAMEPTYLQAKTRESSTRAPWCHATAWVKEWPMTPVGVNFLAPLLVHTPDVIRTVAVTMDLEPTEIAIERMLTEKTNDEADASRAAKMNRTVDPRDIAAHGRLDQRGEDLASGAAGVNLVGYITVSSRSPEALARDKRTIRASAGKSYLKLEWCDREHHRAFVNTLPFATGIRR